The following proteins are encoded in a genomic region of Methylibium petroleiphilum PM1:
- a CDS encoding exodeoxyribonuclease III, which produces MLRLVSLNLNGIRSAANKGWVEWAEKSAIDCMGVQELKAQAADLGGRFDQVAGLKGHFHYADKKGYSGVGLYTRGTPSDVITGIGEPEFDAEGRYVEARFDTPQRKLSIISCYFPSGSSSDERQQAKFRFLALFYPYLELLKATREFILVGDVNIAHREIDLKNWKSNQKNSGFLPEERAWMSRALDELGLVDVHRTLRPDDTGEAYTWWSNRGQAWANNVGWRIDYHLATPALAALARSASVYKAQRFSDHAPLTVDYELSL; this is translated from the coding sequence GTGTTGCGTCTGGTCTCGCTCAATCTCAACGGCATCCGTTCCGCGGCCAACAAGGGCTGGGTCGAATGGGCCGAGAAAAGCGCCATCGATTGTATGGGCGTGCAGGAGCTCAAGGCCCAGGCGGCCGACCTGGGCGGGCGTTTCGACCAGGTGGCCGGCCTGAAAGGCCACTTCCACTATGCCGACAAGAAGGGCTACTCCGGCGTCGGCCTGTACACGCGCGGCACGCCGAGCGACGTGATCACCGGCATCGGCGAGCCCGAGTTCGATGCCGAGGGGCGCTACGTCGAGGCCCGCTTCGACACGCCCCAGCGCAAGCTGTCGATCATCAGTTGCTACTTTCCCAGCGGCTCCAGCTCCGACGAGCGGCAGCAGGCCAAGTTCCGTTTCCTGGCCCTGTTCTACCCTTACCTCGAGCTGCTGAAGGCGACCCGCGAGTTCATCCTGGTGGGCGACGTGAACATCGCGCACCGCGAAATCGACCTGAAGAACTGGAAGAGCAACCAGAAGAACAGCGGCTTCCTGCCCGAGGAGCGTGCGTGGATGAGCCGCGCGCTCGACGAACTGGGCCTGGTCGACGTGCACCGCACGCTGCGACCCGACGACACGGGCGAGGCTTACACGTGGTGGAGCAATCGAGGCCAGGCCTGGGCCAACAACGTCGGTTGGCGCATCGACTACCACCTGGCGACGCCGGCGCTCGCCGCGCTGGCGCGTTCGGCGTCGGTCTACAAGGCGCAGCGCTTTTCCGACCACGCCCCGTTGACGGTCGATTACGAACTTTCGCTGTGA
- a CDS encoding rod shape-determining protein yields the protein MFASLRRYFSTDLAIDLGTANTLIYVRGKGIVLDEPSVVAIRHEGGPNGKKTIQAVGAEAKAMLGKVPGNIEAIRPMKDGVIADFTVTEQMLKQFIKMVHPRSVLKPSPRIIICVPCGSTQVERRAIRESALGAGASEVYLIEEPMAAAIGAGLPVSEATGSMVVDIGGGTTEVGVISLGGMVYKGSIRVGGDKFDESIINYIRRNYGMLIGDPTAEAIKKQIGSAFPGSEVREMEVKGRNLSEGVPRSFTISSNEILEALTDPLNNIVSSVKNALEQTPPELGADISERGMMLTGGGALLRDLDRLLAEETGLPVLVAEDPLTCVVRGCGMALERMERLGSIFTSE from the coding sequence ATGTTCGCCTCCCTGCGACGCTATTTCTCCACCGACCTCGCGATCGACCTCGGCACCGCCAACACGCTGATCTACGTGCGTGGCAAGGGCATCGTGCTCGACGAGCCTTCGGTCGTCGCGATCCGTCACGAAGGCGGCCCCAACGGCAAGAAGACCATCCAGGCCGTCGGCGCCGAGGCCAAGGCCATGCTCGGCAAGGTGCCGGGCAACATCGAGGCCATCCGGCCGATGAAGGACGGCGTGATCGCCGACTTCACCGTCACCGAGCAGATGCTCAAGCAGTTCATCAAGATGGTGCATCCGCGCTCGGTGCTCAAGCCCAGCCCGCGCATCATCATCTGCGTGCCCTGCGGCTCGACGCAGGTGGAACGGCGTGCGATCCGCGAGTCGGCGCTCGGCGCCGGTGCCTCCGAGGTCTACCTGATCGAGGAACCGATGGCCGCGGCCATCGGCGCCGGGCTGCCCGTCAGCGAGGCCACCGGCTCGATGGTGGTCGACATCGGCGGCGGCACCACCGAGGTTGGCGTCATCTCGCTCGGCGGCATGGTCTACAAGGGCAGCATCCGGGTCGGCGGCGACAAGTTCGACGAATCCATCATCAACTACATCCGCCGCAACTACGGCATGCTGATCGGAGACCCCACCGCCGAGGCCATCAAGAAGCAGATCGGCTCGGCCTTCCCGGGCTCCGAAGTGCGCGAGATGGAGGTCAAGGGCCGCAACCTCAGCGAAGGCGTGCCGCGCAGCTTCACGATCAGCAGCAACGAGATCCTCGAGGCGCTGACCGATCCGCTGAACAACATCGTCTCCAGCGTCAAGAACGCGCTGGAGCAGACGCCCCCCGAACTCGGCGCCGACATCTCCGAGCGCGGCATGATGCTGACCGGCGGCGGCGCGCTGCTGCGCGACCTGGACCGTCTGCTGGCCGAGGAAACCGGCCTGCCGGTGCTGGTGGCCGAGGACCCGCTGACCTGCGTGGTGCGCGGTTGCGGCATGGCGCTGGAGCGCATGGAGCGCCTGGGCAGCATCTTCACCTCCGAGTAA
- the gatC gene encoding Asp-tRNA(Asn)/Glu-tRNA(Gln) amidotransferase subunit GatC encodes MALTPTDVSRIALLARLELSEAEQSAMLSQLNGFFDIVERMRAVDTTGVAPLYTPLSAVQEVALRLREDAVTEVDQRQANQLSAPAVEAGLYLVPKVIE; translated from the coding sequence ATGGCCCTGACCCCCACCGACGTGAGCCGCATCGCCCTGCTGGCCCGGCTCGAACTCAGCGAGGCGGAGCAGTCCGCGATGCTCAGCCAGCTGAACGGCTTCTTCGACATCGTCGAGCGCATGCGCGCCGTCGACACCACCGGTGTCGCGCCGCTGTACACGCCGCTGTCGGCGGTGCAGGAAGTCGCGCTGCGGCTGCGCGAAGACGCGGTCACCGAGGTCGACCAGCGCCAGGCCAACCAACTCAGCGCACCGGCCGTCGAGGCGGGGCTGTACCTCGTGCCCAAGGTGATCGAATGA
- the mreD gene encoding rod shape-determining protein MreD, with protein sequence MIMPRSSDQLLLPVNPVFMWGSLLLALTFNLIPFGRVNAMPDVLALALVFWNVHQPRRVGIGAAFVFGLLMDVHQGALLGQHALAYTLLSFFATTIHRRLLWFSVLGQALQVLPLFVAAHAVSVLVRLAAGGVFPGWNLVFAPVIEALLWPVAAVLLLAPQRRAPDRDENRPL encoded by the coding sequence ATGATCATGCCGCGCAGTTCCGACCAGCTGCTGCTGCCGGTCAACCCGGTGTTCATGTGGGGTTCGCTGCTGCTGGCCCTCACCTTCAACCTCATCCCGTTCGGCCGCGTCAACGCGATGCCCGACGTGCTGGCGCTGGCGCTGGTGTTCTGGAACGTGCACCAGCCGCGCCGCGTGGGCATCGGCGCGGCCTTCGTGTTCGGCCTGTTGATGGACGTGCACCAGGGCGCGCTGCTGGGCCAGCACGCGCTGGCCTACACGCTGCTGAGCTTCTTCGCCACCACCATCCACCGCCGCCTGCTGTGGTTCTCGGTGCTCGGGCAGGCGCTGCAGGTGCTGCCGCTGTTCGTCGCGGCGCACGCGGTCTCGGTGCTGGTCCGGCTGGCGGCCGGCGGCGTGTTCCCGGGGTGGAACCTGGTGTTCGCGCCGGTCATCGAAGCGTTGCTGTGGCCGGTGGCCGCCGTGCTGCTGCTGGCGCCGCAGCGCCGTGCGCCGGACCGGGACGAGAATCGACCGCTGTGA
- the rodA gene encoding rod shape-determining protein RodA gives MSTVFDKRPWWQRAATVFMGFDGPLALAIVLLAAAGLLTMYSAGYDHGTRFVDHGRNMLLAAGVMFIVAQLSPQRLAQLAVPLYVLGVALLIAVELFGVTKKGATRWLDLQVLVIQPSELLKIATPLMLAWWFQRREGQLQAPDFVVAFVLLAVPVALIVKQPDLGTAILVLSGGLYVMFFAGLSWALILPVLGLGAVGIGGLIWFQTQICEPGVDWVLLHEYQKHRVCTLLDPTTDPLGKGFHIIQGMIAIGSGGVTGKGFMNGTQTHLEFIPERTTDFIFAAFSEEFGLAGCVALLLGFTFLIFRGLMIASDAPTLFSRLLAGAITLSFFTYSMVNMGMVTGILPVVGIPLPFISYGGTAMVTLGLALGILMSVARSKRLMQS, from the coding sequence ATGAGCACCGTGTTCGACAAGCGTCCGTGGTGGCAACGTGCCGCCACCGTGTTCATGGGCTTCGACGGACCGCTGGCGCTGGCCATCGTGCTGCTGGCGGCCGCGGGCCTGCTGACCATGTATTCGGCCGGCTACGACCATGGCACGCGCTTCGTCGATCACGGCCGCAACATGCTGCTGGCCGCCGGCGTGATGTTCATCGTGGCGCAGCTCTCGCCGCAGCGCCTGGCGCAGCTGGCGGTGCCGCTGTACGTGCTGGGTGTGGCGCTGCTGATCGCCGTCGAGCTGTTCGGCGTGACGAAGAAGGGCGCCACGCGCTGGCTCGACCTGCAGGTGCTGGTGATCCAGCCCAGCGAACTGCTGAAGATCGCCACGCCCCTGATGCTGGCCTGGTGGTTCCAGCGCCGGGAAGGCCAGCTGCAGGCGCCGGACTTCGTGGTGGCCTTCGTGCTGCTGGCGGTGCCGGTCGCACTGATCGTGAAGCAGCCGGACCTGGGCACTGCCATCCTGGTGCTGTCGGGCGGGCTGTACGTGATGTTCTTCGCCGGCCTGAGCTGGGCGCTGATCCTGCCGGTGCTGGGGCTGGGCGCGGTCGGCATCGGCGGGTTGATCTGGTTCCAGACGCAGATCTGCGAGCCCGGCGTCGACTGGGTGTTGCTGCACGAGTATCAGAAGCACCGCGTCTGCACCCTGCTCGACCCGACCACCGATCCCTTGGGGAAGGGCTTCCACATCATCCAGGGCATGATCGCCATCGGCTCGGGCGGGGTCACCGGCAAGGGGTTCATGAACGGCACCCAGACCCATCTGGAGTTCATCCCCGAGCGCACCACCGACTTCATCTTCGCGGCCTTCTCGGAGGAGTTCGGACTGGCGGGCTGCGTGGCGCTGCTGCTGGGCTTCACCTTCCTGATCTTCCGCGGTCTGATGATCGCGTCGGACGCGCCGACGCTGTTCTCGCGGCTGCTGGCCGGCGCGATCACGCTCAGCTTCTTCACCTACAGCATGGTGAACATGGGCATGGTGACCGGCATCCTGCCGGTGGTGGGCATCCCGTTGCCCTTCATCAGCTACGGCGGCACGGCGATGGTCACGCTGGGTCTCGCGCTCGGCATCCTGATGTCGGTGGCGCGCAGCAAGCGGCTGATGCAGAGCTGA
- the gatB gene encoding Asp-tRNA(Asn)/Glu-tRNA(Gln) amidotransferase subunit GatB, whose translation MNVAPALIRGYEVVIGLETHTQLSTASKIFSGAPTAFGAAPNTQACAVDLALPGSLPVMNRGAVERAIRFGLAVGGQIAPLSIFARKNYFYPDLPKGYQISQYELPVVQGGTVEFYLADVPHQVRLTRAHLEEDAGKSVHDAFDGLSGIDLNRAGTPLLEIVSEPDMRSSKEAVEYAKALHALVVWLGICDGNMQEGSFRCDANVSVRRPGAPFGTRREIKNLNSFRFLQQAIDFEIQWQIDQIEDGLAIRQATVLFNPDSGETRAMRTKEDAHDYRYFPDPDLPPLVIAPEWIARVTGEMPELPRVMAARFEREDGLAAYDASMMTQSLAVARYYEATKAAGAPAKLAANWLMGELSRRLNAEELGIDASPVSPATLAALIARIADGTISNNGAKQVFDALWNGETDVDAVISAKGLKQMSDSGELSAIVDAVLAANPKSVDEYRAGKDKAFNALVGQAMKASKGKANPTQLSELLKKKLG comes from the coding sequence ATGAACGTCGCCCCCGCGCTGATCCGTGGTTACGAAGTCGTCATCGGCCTCGAGACCCACACCCAGCTGTCCACCGCGTCGAAGATCTTCTCCGGTGCCCCCACCGCCTTCGGCGCGGCGCCGAACACCCAGGCCTGCGCGGTCGACCTGGCTCTGCCCGGCAGCCTGCCGGTGATGAACCGCGGTGCGGTCGAGCGCGCGATCCGCTTCGGCCTGGCCGTGGGCGGCCAGATCGCGCCGCTGTCGATCTTCGCGCGCAAGAACTACTTCTATCCCGACCTGCCCAAGGGCTACCAGATCAGCCAGTACGAGCTGCCGGTGGTGCAGGGCGGCACAGTGGAGTTCTACCTGGCCGACGTGCCGCACCAGGTGCGGCTGACGCGGGCCCATCTCGAGGAAGACGCCGGCAAGTCGGTGCACGACGCCTTCGACGGCCTGAGCGGCATCGACCTCAACCGCGCCGGCACGCCGCTGCTGGAGATCGTCTCCGAGCCCGACATGCGCTCGTCCAAGGAGGCGGTCGAGTACGCCAAGGCGCTGCACGCGCTGGTGGTGTGGCTGGGCATCTGCGACGGCAACATGCAGGAAGGCAGCTTCCGCTGCGACGCCAACGTCTCGGTGCGCCGGCCCGGCGCGCCGTTCGGCACGCGGCGTGAGATCAAGAACCTCAACAGCTTCCGCTTCCTGCAGCAGGCGATCGACTTCGAGATCCAGTGGCAGATCGACCAGATCGAGGACGGTCTCGCGATCCGGCAGGCCACCGTGCTGTTCAACCCCGACAGCGGCGAGACGCGAGCGATGCGCACCAAGGAAGACGCGCACGACTACCGCTACTTCCCCGACCCTGACCTGCCGCCGCTGGTGATCGCGCCGGAATGGATCGCGCGCGTGACCGGCGAAATGCCGGAGCTGCCGCGCGTGATGGCGGCGCGCTTCGAGCGCGAGGACGGCCTAGCCGCCTACGACGCCTCGATGATGACGCAGAGCCTCGCGGTGGCGCGCTATTACGAGGCCACGAAGGCGGCGGGTGCGCCGGCCAAGCTGGCGGCGAACTGGCTGATGGGCGAGCTGTCGCGGCGGCTCAATGCCGAGGAACTCGGCATCGATGCGAGCCCGGTGAGCCCGGCGACGCTCGCGGCGCTGATCGCCCGCATCGCCGACGGCACGATCTCGAACAACGGCGCGAAGCAGGTGTTCGATGCGCTGTGGAACGGCGAGACGGACGTCGACGCGGTCATCTCCGCCAAGGGCCTGAAGCAGATGTCCGACAGCGGCGAGCTCTCCGCCATCGTCGACGCCGTGCTCGCCGCGAATCCGAAGTCGGTGGACGAATACCGCGCCGGCAAGGACAAGGCCTTCAACGCGCTGGTCGGCCAGGCGATGAAGGCGAGCAAGGGCAAGGCCAACCCCACGCAACTCAGCGAGCTGCTCAAGAAGAAGCTCGGTTGA
- the mrdA gene encoding penicillin-binding protein 2, translated as MTELKNVDQELGRFRLRLIAAGALVLFGFGLVTARLVTLQVLRHDELSTRAESNRITVLPITPNRGLILDRNGVVLANNYSAYTLELTPSKIDDLEGTIDALQEVIDITTRDRRRFKRMMDDAKSFESLPIRTKLSDEEVARFTAQRFRFPGVDIKARLFRNYPYGELGSHVLGYIGRINQAEKDAIDETDDAANYKGTDYIGKLGIEQKYEAELHGITGFEEVETSASGRAVRRLRASPPTPGNTVRLSIDIKLQAMVEQLFGDRRGALVAIDPRSGEVLAFVSKPTFDPNLFVDGIDSESWKELNESIDKPLLNRALRGTYPPGSTFKPFMAIAALESGKRTPQQTTYDNGVFMFGNHRFRSHGDGGLGVVDMNRSIVKSSNVYYYQLAADMGVDLIHEQLEPFGFGRRTGIDINGEVTGVLPSTEWKRKYYKKPELQKWYAGETISLGIGQGYNNFTMLQLATATATLVSGGQRYVPRLVREIEDVATRETRLMSAEALSPLPLQPDHVEVVRKALHGVTQEGTSTRVFMGASYPSGGKTGTAQAVGIRQDQKYDKSKMADYLRDHSLYTAFAPVDNPQVALAVIVENSGFGAEAAAPIARRVLDFVLTGRYPNAEDIALVQKGQAGPPVGTPRLAAEVPLMPFTPGAVTTAGGEAAAAPAAPASQPAPAASAPGGAAAAPPAKIAQAPAPTAPAEATNR; from the coding sequence GTGACCGAACTCAAGAACGTCGACCAGGAGCTGGGCCGCTTCCGGCTGCGCCTGATCGCCGCCGGCGCGCTGGTGCTGTTCGGCTTCGGGCTGGTGACGGCGCGCCTGGTCACGCTGCAGGTGCTGCGGCACGACGAGCTGTCCACGCGCGCCGAGAGCAACCGCATCACGGTACTGCCGATCACGCCGAACCGCGGCCTGATCCTCGACCGCAACGGCGTCGTGCTGGCGAACAACTACTCGGCCTACACGCTGGAGCTCACGCCGTCGAAGATCGACGACCTGGAGGGCACCATCGATGCGCTGCAGGAAGTGATCGACATCACGACGCGCGACCGTCGCCGCTTCAAGCGCATGATGGACGACGCCAAGAGCTTCGAGTCCCTGCCGATCCGCACCAAGCTCAGCGACGAGGAGGTGGCGCGTTTCACCGCGCAGCGTTTCCGCTTCCCCGGGGTCGACATCAAGGCGCGGCTGTTCCGCAACTACCCCTATGGCGAGCTCGGCAGCCATGTGCTGGGCTACATCGGCCGCATCAACCAGGCCGAGAAGGACGCGATCGACGAGACCGACGATGCGGCCAACTACAAGGGCACCGACTACATCGGCAAGCTCGGCATCGAGCAGAAGTACGAGGCCGAGCTGCACGGCATCACCGGCTTCGAGGAGGTCGAGACCAGCGCCTCGGGCCGCGCGGTGCGGCGCCTGCGGGCCAGCCCGCCGACGCCGGGCAACACGGTGCGGCTGTCGATCGACATCAAGCTGCAGGCGATGGTCGAGCAGCTGTTCGGCGACCGGCGCGGCGCGCTGGTCGCGATCGACCCGCGCTCCGGCGAGGTGCTGGCCTTCGTCAGCAAGCCGACCTTCGACCCCAACCTGTTCGTCGACGGCATCGATTCGGAGAGCTGGAAGGAGCTCAACGAGTCGATCGACAAGCCCCTGCTGAACCGCGCCCTGCGCGGCACCTACCCGCCCGGCTCGACCTTCAAGCCCTTCATGGCGATCGCCGCGCTGGAATCCGGCAAGCGCACGCCGCAGCAGACCACCTACGACAACGGCGTCTTCATGTTCGGCAACCACCGCTTCCGCAGCCACGGTGACGGCGGGCTGGGCGTGGTGGACATGAACCGCTCGATCGTCAAGTCGAGCAACGTCTACTACTACCAGCTGGCCGCCGACATGGGCGTGGACCTGATCCACGAGCAGCTCGAGCCCTTCGGCTTCGGCCGCCGCACCGGCATCGACATCAACGGCGAGGTCACCGGCGTGCTGCCCTCGACCGAGTGGAAGCGCAAGTACTACAAGAAGCCGGAGCTGCAGAAGTGGTACGCCGGCGAGACCATCTCGCTCGGCATCGGCCAGGGCTACAACAACTTCACGATGCTGCAGCTCGCCACCGCCACCGCCACGCTGGTATCGGGCGGGCAGCGCTATGTGCCGCGGCTGGTGCGCGAGATCGAGGATGTGGCAACCCGGGAGACCCGACTGATGTCGGCCGAGGCGCTGAGTCCGCTGCCGTTGCAGCCCGATCACGTGGAGGTGGTCCGCAAGGCGCTGCACGGCGTGACGCAGGAAGGCACCTCGACGCGCGTCTTCATGGGGGCGAGCTACCCGAGTGGTGGGAAGACCGGGACGGCGCAGGCGGTCGGCATTCGCCAGGACCAGAAGTACGACAAGAGCAAGATGGCCGACTACCTGCGCGACCATTCGCTCTACACCGCCTTCGCGCCGGTCGACAACCCGCAGGTCGCACTGGCCGTCATCGTGGAGAACTCCGGTTTCGGCGCCGAGGCGGCCGCGCCGATCGCGCGGCGCGTGCTCGATTTCGTGCTGACGGGGCGCTACCCGAACGCCGAGGACATCGCGCTGGTCCAGAAGGGCCAAGCCGGTCCGCCGGTCGGCACGCCGCGACTCGCCGCCGAGGTGCCGCTGATGCCGTTCACGCCCGGCGCCGTCACGACCGCCGGCGGTGAGGCCGCCGCGGCGCCTGCCGCCCCCGCCTCCCAACCCGCCCCGGCGGCTTCGGCGCCCGGGGGAGCGGCGGCAGCCCCGCCGGCGAAGATCGCCCAGGCGCCGGCGCCGACAGCACCGGCCGAGGCCACGAATCGATGA
- the gatA gene encoding Asp-tRNA(Asn)/Glu-tRNA(Gln) amidotransferase subunit GatA, translating into MSTELHQLGVADLSARLAAKTVSTAEVTSHLLARVAAHEHLGAFLCTDVELALQQARAADERRARGETLGALDGVPLAHKDIFVTTDFPSTAASKMLAGYRSPFDATVVAKLKAAGTVTLGKLNCDEFAMGGSNENSAIRPVRNPWDAERIPGGSSGGSAVAVAARLVPATTGTDTGGSVRQPASLSGVTGIKPTYGRCSRYGMIAFASSLDQAGPIAKSAEDCALLLGAMSGFDERDATSAQQPVPDFAALLRAPRDGASAGRPLHGLRIGLPREFFGAGVAGDVTQAVRAALAEVEKLGATLVDVSLPRTELSIPVYYIIAPAEASSNLGRFDGVRYGHRAAQYGDLLDMYRKSRSEGFGAEVKRRIMIGTYVLSHGYYDAYYLQAQKLRRMIADDFQAAFAHCDLIAGPVAPTVARRLGSQTDPVAEYLADIFTLPASLAGLPGMSAPAGFGEGGLPVGLQLIGNYWQEAQLLHAAHSFQQATDFHLRTPEGY; encoded by the coding sequence ATGAGCACCGAGCTGCACCAGCTCGGCGTGGCCGACCTGTCGGCCCGTCTGGCCGCCAAGACGGTATCGACTGCCGAAGTCACGTCACACCTGCTTGCGCGCGTTGCTGCCCATGAACACCTGGGGGCCTTCCTGTGCACCGATGTCGAACTGGCGCTGCAGCAGGCCCGCGCGGCCGACGAGCGGCGCGCCCGTGGCGAGACCCTCGGCGCGCTCGACGGCGTGCCGCTGGCCCACAAGGACATCTTCGTCACGACCGACTTTCCCAGCACCGCGGCCTCGAAGATGCTGGCCGGTTACCGCTCGCCCTTCGATGCAACGGTCGTCGCGAAGCTCAAGGCGGCCGGCACCGTGACCTTGGGCAAGCTCAACTGCGACGAGTTCGCGATGGGCGGCAGCAACGAGAACTCGGCCATCCGGCCGGTCCGCAACCCCTGGGACGCGGAGCGCATCCCGGGCGGGTCGTCGGGTGGCTCGGCGGTGGCGGTGGCGGCGCGGCTGGTGCCGGCCACCACCGGCACCGACACCGGCGGCTCGGTGCGCCAGCCGGCCTCGCTGTCCGGCGTGACCGGCATCAAGCCGACCTACGGGCGCTGCTCGCGCTACGGGATGATCGCCTTCGCCTCCAGCCTCGACCAGGCAGGCCCGATCGCCAAGAGCGCCGAGGACTGCGCGCTGCTGCTGGGCGCGATGAGCGGCTTCGACGAGCGCGACGCCACCTCGGCGCAGCAGCCGGTGCCCGACTTCGCCGCGCTGCTGCGTGCCCCGCGCGACGGTGCAAGCGCCGGCCGGCCGTTGCACGGCCTGCGCATCGGTCTGCCGCGGGAGTTCTTCGGTGCCGGCGTGGCCGGCGACGTGACGCAGGCGGTACGTGCTGCACTGGCCGAGGTCGAGAAGCTCGGCGCCACGTTGGTCGACGTGAGCCTGCCGCGCACCGAGCTGTCGATCCCGGTCTACTACATCATCGCCCCCGCCGAGGCGAGCTCCAACCTGGGCCGCTTCGACGGCGTGCGCTACGGGCACCGCGCCGCGCAGTACGGTGACCTGCTCGACATGTACCGCAAGAGCCGCAGCGAAGGCTTCGGGGCCGAGGTCAAGCGCCGCATCATGATCGGCACCTACGTGCTGAGCCACGGCTACTACGACGCCTACTACCTGCAGGCGCAGAAGCTGCGCCGCATGATCGCCGACGACTTCCAGGCGGCCTTCGCCCACTGCGACCTGATCGCCGGTCCGGTGGCGCCGACCGTCGCGCGCCGGCTGGGTTCGCAGACCGACCCGGTGGCCGAGTACCTGGCCGACATCTTCACGCTGCCGGCCAGCCTGGCCGGACTGCCGGGCATGAGCGCGCCGGCGGGATTCGGCGAGGGGGGGCTGCCGGTCGGCCTGCAGCTGATCGGCAACTACTGGCAGGAGGCGCAGCTGCTGCACGCCGCCCACAGCTTCCAGCAAGCCACCGATTTCCACCTCCGGACGCCGGAGGGCTACTGA
- the mreC gene encoding rod shape-determining protein MreC, whose product MPLGTLDRTPPPFFKQGMSALTKLVFFSAFALFLMVADTRFKLTQPLRAALSTALHPVERVLLVPVRAWDTVHDYFTGIAGARERETAALVQLAAQSEVAARVGPLTEENQRLRELLALRPQFTVNTEAAEVLYEAADPYSRKIVIDRGATHGVAPASPVIDAAGVLGQVTRVYPLASEVTLLTDKDAAIPVLNVRTQARAAAYGDPSTVAAGAGMELRFLASNADIEPGDVLNTSGVDGVYPPGLSVAKVVAVDRRAGTTFAKVTLAPAARPDSVRHVLVLQPLGLQLPPRPTEPAASEAAPRRRPGARR is encoded by the coding sequence ATGCCTCTAGGCACCCTCGATCGCACTCCGCCGCCGTTCTTCAAGCAGGGCATGTCTGCCCTGACGAAGCTGGTGTTCTTCTCGGCCTTCGCGCTGTTCCTGATGGTGGCCGACACGCGCTTCAAGCTCACGCAGCCGCTGCGCGCAGCCCTGTCCACCGCGCTGCACCCGGTCGAGCGCGTGCTGCTGGTCCCGGTCCGCGCCTGGGACACGGTGCACGACTACTTCACCGGGATCGCCGGCGCGCGTGAGCGCGAGACGGCAGCGCTGGTGCAGCTGGCCGCCCAGTCCGAGGTGGCGGCGCGCGTCGGCCCGCTGACCGAGGAAAACCAACGCCTGCGCGAGCTGCTGGCACTGCGCCCGCAGTTCACCGTGAACACCGAGGCGGCCGAGGTGCTGTACGAGGCCGCCGATCCCTACTCGCGCAAGATCGTGATCGACCGCGGTGCGACGCACGGCGTGGCGCCTGCCTCGCCGGTGATCGACGCCGCGGGGGTGCTCGGCCAGGTCACGCGCGTCTACCCTCTGGCGTCGGAGGTGACGCTGCTGACCGACAAGGACGCGGCGATCCCGGTGCTGAACGTCCGCACGCAGGCTCGAGCGGCCGCCTACGGCGATCCGTCCACCGTGGCCGCCGGCGCCGGCATGGAACTGCGCTTCCTCGCCAGCAATGCCGACATCGAGCCGGGCGATGTGCTGAACACCTCGGGCGTCGACGGCGTCTACCCGCCCGGGCTGTCGGTGGCCAAGGTGGTCGCGGTCGATCGGCGCGCCGGCACTACCTTCGCGAAGGTCACGCTGGCCCCGGCGGCGCGGCCCGACAGCGTGCGCCACGTGCTGGTGCTGCAGCCGCTCGGCCTGCAGCTGCCGCCCCGCCCCACCGAGCCGGCGGCCAGCGAAGCCGCGCCGCGGCGCCGACCGGGAGCACGCCGATGA
- the pyrE gene encoding orotate phosphoribosyltransferase, translating into MSTFGGPGTAARDDLAQDFVAFAVEAGVLRFGEFKTKAGRLSPYFFNAGLFDDGAKLGRLAEFYARRMQASGLAFDMIFGPAYKGITLAAAVAIELARLGRNLPYAYNRKETKDHGEGGSLVGAKLHGRVVIIDDVISAGTSVRESVAMIRAAGAEPCGVAIALDRQERATETTQDGVRDADHSAVQFVQRELGLAVCAIATLSDLLQYLARQADPALAQHLPRVQAYRDRYGV; encoded by the coding sequence ATGAGCACATTCGGCGGCCCGGGCACTGCGGCGCGAGACGACCTCGCACAGGACTTCGTGGCCTTCGCGGTCGAGGCCGGCGTGCTGCGCTTCGGCGAATTCAAGACCAAGGCCGGGCGCCTGTCTCCGTATTTCTTCAACGCCGGGCTGTTCGACGACGGCGCCAAGCTGGGCCGCCTCGCCGAATTCTATGCACGCCGGATGCAGGCTTCCGGCCTGGCTTTCGACATGATCTTCGGCCCGGCCTACAAGGGCATCACGCTGGCCGCCGCGGTGGCGATCGAGCTCGCCCGGCTCGGCCGCAATCTGCCGTATGCCTACAACCGCAAGGAGACCAAGGACCACGGCGAGGGCGGCAGCCTTGTCGGCGCCAAGCTGCACGGCCGCGTTGTGATCATCGACGACGTGATTTCGGCCGGCACCTCGGTGCGCGAATCGGTCGCGATGATCCGGGCCGCCGGGGCCGAACCCTGCGGCGTGGCCATCGCGCTCGACCGCCAGGAGCGGGCCACCGAAACCACTCAAGACGGAGTGCGCGATGCCGATCATTCCGCGGTGCAGTTCGTGCAGCGTGAACTCGGCCTGGCGGTCTGTGCGATTGCGACGCTGTCGGACTTGCTGCAGTATCTGGCGCGCCAGGCTGACCCGGCGCTGGCACAACACCTGCCACGGGTGCAGGCCTACCGGGATCGCTACGGCGTCTGA